The Lycium ferocissimum isolate CSIRO_LF1 chromosome 10, AGI_CSIRO_Lferr_CH_V1, whole genome shotgun sequence genome window below encodes:
- the LOC132032790 gene encoding methionine aminopeptidase 2B-like: MAMVEPSSASVVVEGTSEANESTSSLQKEVEEKVDGLTLDEPTTTEAAKKKKKKNKSKKKKEPPQQTDPPSIPVAELFPSGEYPEGEIQQYKDDNLWRTTSEEKRELERLEKPTYNSVRQAAEVHRQVRKYIRQIAKPGMLMIDLCETLENMVRKLISENGLQAGIAFPTGCSLNWVAAHWTPNLGDKTVLQYDDVMKLDFGTHIDGRIVDCAFTVAFNPMFDPLLEASREATNTGIKEAGIDVRLCDVGAAIQEVMESYEVEINGKLFQVKSIRNLNGHSVGQYQIHAGKSVPIVKGGEQTKMEEGEFYAIETFGSTGKGYVREDLECSHYMKNFDIGHIPLRLPRAKQLLATINKNFSTLAFCRRYLDRLGETKYLMALKNLCDAGIVQPYPPLCDIKGSYVSQFEHTILLRPTCKEVVSRGDDY; the protein is encoded by the exons ATGGCAATGGTAGAGCCGAGTTCTGCTTCCGTAGTTGTAGAAGGAACATCTGAGGCCAATGAGTCTACTTCCTCATTGCAAAAGGAGGTTGAGGAGAAAGTTGATGGCTTGACATTGGATGAGCCGACGACGACAG AAGctgcaaagaagaagaagaagaaaaacaagagcAA GAAGAAAAAGGAGCCACCTCAGCAAACTGATCCACCTTCTATTCCTGTAGCTGAGCTTTTTCCTTCTGGAGAATATCCAGAAGGTGAAATTCAACAATACAAAGATGA CAACTTGTGGAGGACTACATCCGAGGAAAAGAGGGAATTGGAGCGTCTGGAAAAACCAACTTATAATTCTGTCCGTCAAGCAGCAGAAGTTCATCGTCAG GTTCGGAAATACATCAGGCAAATTGCTAAGCCTGGGATGTTAATGATTGACCTGTGTGAAACTTTGGAGAATATGGTTCGGAAATTGATATCAGAGAACGGTCTTCAAGCTGGCATTGCATTCCCTACAGGATGCTCATTGAACTG GGTTGCAGCTCATTGGACTCCCAATTTGGGAGATAAAACTGTGCTTCAGTATGATGATGTAATGAAATTGGACTTTGGAACCCATATCGATG GACGTATTGTGGACTGTGCATTTACTGTGGCTTTCAATCCTATGTTTGATCCGCTGCTTGAAGCTTCACGGGAAGCCACAAATACTGGCATTAAG gaaGCAGGGATTGATGTACGCCTTTGTGATGTTGGTGCTGCAATCCAAGAGGTTATGGAATCCTATGAAGTCGAAATCAACGGGAAGTTGTTCCAAG TTAAGAGCATCCGAAATCTGAATGGGCACAGTGTTGGGCAGTATCAAATCCATGCAGGAAAGTCTGTTCCAATTGTTAAAGGAGGAGAACAAACCAAAATGGAAGAGGGTGAATTTTATGCAATTGAGACCTTTGGATCAACAG GAAAGGGATATGTGAGGGAAGATCTAGAATGCAGCCATTATATGAAAAACTTTGATATCGGACACATTCCATTGCGGCTACCCAGAGCTAAACAACTGCTGGCAACAATAAATAAGAATTTCTCGACATTGGCATTCTGCAGACGTTATCTAGACCGCCTTGGTGAGACAAAATATCTGATGGCATTGAAGAACTTATGTGATGCTGGAATTGTTCAG CCATATCCTCCACTTTGTGATATTAAAGGGAGCTATGTATCTCAGTTTGAGCACACCATTTTACTTCGTCCGACTTGCAAAGAGGTGGTATCGAGAGGCGATGACTATTAA